One Plasmodium berghei ANKA genome assembly, chromosome: 13 genomic region harbors:
- a CDS encoding 6-cysteine protein, giving the protein MKGFTGASIIVFYLIKGYLSYIIFPNGYVCDFKFNPLVNVLPSINTTGDIEEVGCTINNPSLSDYIALVCPKKNYNDYEHMEKVPSKCFSSNLYSPYKSEDSAHKLEELKIPEKYSISKDFSDFDLNIILIPSLYNIDKTIYCRCDNSKTKRELIKNDGENIKLQGKLGLVKIILNNQQNSPQNIYHITRSTQVGSLDNKVIELKEGEIVHLKYDGKTRTNFNCKEIINMKISIPLDYNLSMRMPTVFLKDINCKFHLIFSNVGGIANIVFKAKKTENIDGCDFTVPKGKGLYKNGFALSEINNDEEICTVHIGRGQNSNAAGLKCPYNLTPAHCFKHVLYEKKYKNGNNVFQTFLLDDVLRTVDIEYYYNAKLSAHIVGIPTIPEKSETVRCVCEHDGKKGIMELKISSSKNIFISFILLSIIVSIFYLF; this is encoded by the coding sequence ATGAAGGGCTTCACAGGGGCTTCTATAATTGTATTTTACCTTATAAAGGGATATTTAAGCTATATTATATTCCCTAATGGATATGTCTGTGATTTTAAATTCAACCCATTAGTTAATGTTCTTCCAAGTATAAACACAACTGGGGATATTGAAGAAGTAGGATGTACAATAAATAATCCTAGTTTATCAGATTATATTGCCTTGGTATGccccaaaaaaaattataacgACTATGAGCATATGGAAAAGGTACCGTCAAAATGTTTTTCGtcaaatttatattctCCATATAAATCTGAAGACAGCGCACACAAATTAGAAGAACTTAAAATTCcagaaaaatattcaatatCAAAAGATTTTAGTGattttgatttaaatattatattaattccaagtttatataatattgataaaacaatatattgTAGGTGTGATAACTCCAAAACAAAACGCGAgcttattaaaaatgatggagaaaatataaaattacaaGGAAAGTTAGGATTAGTCAAAATTATTCTAAACAATCAACAAAATTCTccacaaaatatttatcatattacTCGTAGTACACAAGTAGGTTCACTTGATAATAAAGTTATTGAATTAAAAGAGGGAGAAATTgttcatttaaaatatgatgGTAAAACCAGAACAAACTTTAATTGTAAggaaattattaatatgaaaatatctATTCCATTGGattataatttatctaTGAGAATGCCAACAGTATTTCTCAAAGATATTAATTGCAAATTCCATTTGATTTTTAGCAATGTTGGTGGCATTGCAAATATTGTATTTAAGGCCAAGAAAACAGAAAACATAGATGGATGCGATTTTACAGTACCTAAAGGAAAAGgcttatataaaaatggttTTGCATTaagtgaaataaataatgatgaagaaATATGCACTGTTCATATAGGTAGAGGTCAAAACAGTAATGCCGCAGGATTAAAATGCCCATACAATTTAACGCCTGCTCATTGTTTTAAACATGTATtgtatgaaaaaaaatataaaaacggAAATAATGTATTTCAAACGTTTTTATTAGATGATGTTTTAAGAACTGTTGATAtagaatattattacaatgCCAAACTTTCTGCACACATTGTTGGTATACCAACTATACCTGAGAAATCCGAAACCGTACGATGTGTTTGTGAACATGATGGAAAAAAGGGAATTAtggaattaaaaatatcatcttccaaaaatatatttattagctttattttattatcaatcattgtttcgattttttatttattctaG
- a CDS encoding WD repeat-containing protein 92, putative, whose translation MDAQNKPQIIEHINHSFDNTVYDVKWVDKKSSIISVGERLDKKGYISIYNLNKGKFTCISNSKTDNGIKTIIPFYSYSGAYIIACGSFDGSILLYDINNMSKEYYSIKKHTKLINKIDCKNSKNNNIIVTGSRDGSVKVFDIRTNNEAISLEPPKDSPYIPDCWCVSTGNNYIEENTFSGNYHENLNICAGYDNGDVKFFDLKMVSIEHEVNVNNGVCSVNYDRKDTKKNKLICSTLEGNIYIFNLDVYSEGYGYSHSKDQVVSGTCWDTPFLPQNRDIFACLGGDGNLILYKYINPEKNFVFDEIKGYKKGIVGELEKLNHLNVSTQPIISFDWNKDKLGLCAFASLDQTIRVYIITKLNLC comes from the exons ATGGACGCCCAAAATAAACCTCAAATAATTGAGCATATAAATCATTCTTTCGACAATACTGTATACGATGTAAAGTGGGTTGATAAAAAATCTAGCATAATTTCTGTTGGGGAAAGGCTGGATAAAAAAGgatatataagtatatacaatttaaaCAAAGGGAAATTTACTTGTATATCGAACAGCAAAACGGACAATGGCATAAAAACTATTATTCCCTTTTATTCTTATTCAGGGGCGTATATAATTGCTTGCG GATCATTTGATGGAAGCATATTACTTtatgatattaataatatgtctaaagaatattatagcataaaaaaacacactaaattaataaacaaaatagattgtaaaaattccaaaaataataacatcaTAGTAACCGGAAGCAGGGATGGATCAGTTAAGGTCTTCGACATCCGAACAAATAATGAA GCTATAAGTTTAGAACCTCCAAAAGATTCACCTTATATTCCTGATTGTTGGTGTGTTTCAACAG GAAATAATTACATTGAAGAAAACACCTTTAGTGGGAATTATCATGAAAATCTAAATATATGTGCAGGTTACGATAATGGGGAtgtaaaattttttgaCTTAAAAATGGTATCAATTGAGCATGAG GTTAATGTTAACAATGGAGTGTGCTCGGTTAATTATGACAGAAAagacacaaaaaaaaacaaactaATTTGCTCAACTTTAGAaggaaatatttatatatttaatttagaTGTCTATAGTGAAGGTTATGGATATTCACACAGCAAAGATCAAGTGGTTTCCG GAACATGTTGGGATACACCATTTTTACCCCAAAACCGTGATATTTTTGCCTGCTTAGGGGGCGACGgaaat ctaattttatataaatatattaatccagaaaaaaattttgtgTTTGACGAGATAAAAGGCTACAAAAAAGGAATAGTAGGAGAACTAGAGAAATTGAATCACCTAAATGTTTCAACGCAACCAATAATTTCATTTGATTGGAATAAGGACAAGTTAGGCCTTTGTGCTTTTGCTTCGTTGGACCAAACAATTAGGGTTTACATAATAACTAAGTTAAATTTATGTTAA
- a CDS encoding 6-cysteine protein: protein MLYFFGNSRFFLFFFYFFFYFVLVIKSSVGKNEYVSPDELNIKTSGFLGYKCDFSTEGIHNLEPDIVERRSVICSINSYFIYDKIKLIIPKQDDPKSKFKLLPENCFAKVYSDIEGKTEIPIEQTGLIEYTLEENDTNQDYSERIIQISPFNNKDIEFYCICDNTEQVISHIDGRSALVHVTVLKYPHKIVSVNLTDQKYPYLFDAYNKNDFINYKLEIGLKEGELLVLACKQIDNKCFQKNDESKNGDLYKTNKIIYHKDFAIFKAPIYVKSNNATAECKCKIDEANIYTLVVKPDYDEKVIYGCNFSKDLSFRTFTNNMNLLKYNENTNINCNVEISQPFYDHLIGISCPGTIIPDCFFQIYKPLTNELKSSEITYLDSQLNIGNIEYYEDIHGNNEIRIFSIVGAIPQSASFTCMCKMDKITGFMNIKIGSAYYAFLSKLFIIFIPLFFMWL from the coding sequence ATGCTCTACTTTTTTGGGAACAGCcgtttttttcttttttttttttacttttttttttattttgtattagTTATAAAATCGTCAGTTGGTAAAAATGAGTATGTTTCTCCAGATGaattgaatataaaaacatcCGGATTTTTAGGATACAAATGCGACTTTTCCACCGAAGGAATTCATAATTTAGAACCTGATATTGTTGAAAGAAGATCAGTAATATGTAGtataaattcatattttatttatgataaaataaaactaatTATACCTAAACAGGATGACCCAAAATCTAAATTTAAATTGCTACCAGAAAATTGTTTTGCAAAAGTATATTCAGATATTGAAGGAAAAACAGAAATACCAATAGAACAAACAGGATTAATAGAATATACActtgaagaaaatgatacTAATCAAGATTATAGTGAAAGGATTATTCAAATATCGccatttaataataaagatatagAATTTTATTGCATTTGTGATAATACTGAACAAGTTATATCTCATATTGATGGAAGAAGTGCATTAGTGCATGTAACTGTATTAAAATATCCCCATAAAATAGTATCTGTTAATTTAACAGATCAAAAATACCCTTACTTGTTTGATgcatataacaaaaatgattttataaattataaattagaGATCGGATTAAAAGAAGGTGAGTTACTAGTGCTAGCGTGCAAACAAATTGACAATAAAtgttttcaaaaaaatgacgAAAGTAAAAATGGAGATTTGTATAaaactaataaaattatttaccACAAAGATTTTGCAATATTTAAAGCCccaatatatgtaaaatcaaataatgCTACTGCTGAATGTAAATGTAAAATTGATGaagcaaatatatatacccTTGTAGTAAAGCCAGATTATGATGAAAAGGTTATATACGGAtgtaatttttcaaaagaTTTATCTTTTCGCACATTtactaataatatgaatttattgaagtataatgaaaatacaaatattaattGTAATGTAGAAATATCACAACCATTTTATGACCATTTAATTGGTATTAGTTGCCCTGGTACTATAATTCCAGATTGTTTTTTCCAAATATATAAGCCACTAActaatgaattaaaatcTTCGGAAATTACTTATTTGGATTCACAATTAAATATTGGAAATATAGAATACTATGAAGATATACATggaaataatgaaattagAATTTTCTCAATTGTTGGAGCAATACCTCAATCAGCATCTTTTACATGTATGTGTAAAATGGATAAAATAACTGgttttatgaatattaaaattggTTCCGCATATTATGCTTTTCTCTcaaaattgtttattatatttattcccttattttttatgtggCTATAA